A single Zonotrichia albicollis isolate bZonAlb1 chromosome 28, bZonAlb1.hap1, whole genome shotgun sequence DNA region contains:
- the MLN gene encoding promotilin isoform X1, giving the protein MLPESSSQGYLFIKALRMVSRKVVASLLLVSLLSVLAEQTQGFMPFFTQSDFQKMQEKERNKAGQKKSLSSLQQLEEEGFSEQSGVDVNAAKTLQQALPVRAWLTPRQLEKYQDVLEKLLAELLQDTPDAD; this is encoded by the exons GCTCTCAGGATGGTTTCGAGGAAGGTGGTGGCCAGTttgctgctggtgtccctgctgtccgTGCTGGCTGAGCAGACCCAAGGCTTCATGCCCTTTTTCACCCAGAGTGACTTCCAGAAAATGCAG gaaaaggagaggaacaagGCAGGGCAGAAGAAATCCCTGAGCtcgctgcagcagctggaggaggaaggtttctctgagcaatctggtgTGGATGTCAATGCAGCCAAGACCCTCCAG CAGGCCCTTCCTGTCAGAGCTTGGCTCACCCCAAGGCAGCTGGAAAAATACCAAGATGTCCTGGAGAaactgctggcagagctgttaCAGGACACCCCAGATG CTGACTGA
- the MLN gene encoding promotilin isoform X2 gives MLPESSSQGYLFIKALRMVSRKVVASLLLVSLLSVLAEQTQGFMPFFTQSDFQKMQEKERNKAGQKKSLSSLQQLEEEGFSEQSGVDVNAAKTLQALPVRAWLTPRQLEKYQDVLEKLLAELLQDTPDAD, from the exons GCTCTCAGGATGGTTTCGAGGAAGGTGGTGGCCAGTttgctgctggtgtccctgctgtccgTGCTGGCTGAGCAGACCCAAGGCTTCATGCCCTTTTTCACCCAGAGTGACTTCCAGAAAATGCAG gaaaaggagaggaacaagGCAGGGCAGAAGAAATCCCTGAGCtcgctgcagcagctggaggaggaaggtttctctgagcaatctggtgTGGATGTCAATGCAGCCAAGACCCTCCAG GCCCTTCCTGTCAGAGCTTGGCTCACCCCAAGGCAGCTGGAAAAATACCAAGATGTCCTGGAGAaactgctggcagagctgttaCAGGACACCCCAGATG CTGACTGA
- the MLN gene encoding promotilin isoform X3 — MVSRKVVASLLLVSLLSVLAEQTQGFMPFFTQSDFQKMQEKERNKAGQKKSLSSLQQLEEEGFSEQSGVDVNAAKTLQQALPVRAWLTPRQLEKYQDVLEKLLAELLQDTPDAD; from the exons ATGGTTTCGAGGAAGGTGGTGGCCAGTttgctgctggtgtccctgctgtccgTGCTGGCTGAGCAGACCCAAGGCTTCATGCCCTTTTTCACCCAGAGTGACTTCCAGAAAATGCAG gaaaaggagaggaacaagGCAGGGCAGAAGAAATCCCTGAGCtcgctgcagcagctggaggaggaaggtttctctgagcaatctggtgTGGATGTCAATGCAGCCAAGACCCTCCAG CAGGCCCTTCCTGTCAGAGCTTGGCTCACCCCAAGGCAGCTGGAAAAATACCAAGATGTCCTGGAGAaactgctggcagagctgttaCAGGACACCCCAGATG CTGACTGA